One window of the Perca flavescens isolate YP-PL-M2 chromosome 5, PFLA_1.0, whole genome shotgun sequence genome contains the following:
- the LOC114556061 gene encoding eosinophil peroxidase-like isoform X1 gives MFSEMKWALCLLSAGLFLCLQNHVNAEQRLSRSVIENAVLEAKATVDSTYEYSRRVSLDRVRRNTANPSDILRLMKQPVGPTRTAVRAADYMDNAVNLIKRSLERRQKRSINDTDLISDDDLKVIADLTGCSAQVRIPSCRTTPNLDRFRTGSSNCNNKENSRLGSSNTPFARWLPAEYQDTISLPKGWDPERKVNSFLLPLVRDVSNRILSTANADVESDPTYTLMVTFFAQWTDHDLSLTPQSPAIRSFSNGIHCNQGCERTEPCFPIQFPRDDPRFGEKCIPFFRSAPACGSGNTGYIFGASDVRQQINSLTAYIDAGQVYGEEDIKARFLRDLTSDKGLLRVNTQFTDVNGKELLPFSSPVPNVCATRARITNDTNAQEVPCFVGGDVRTNENIALMSLHTLFMREHNRLARALAILNPQWDGERLYQEARKIMGGYMQVITFRDYLLHIVGPDILSKQLSTYPGYDKNVDPSISNVFATAAYRFAHLMIQPFVFRLDEQYKEHPKFPSPLLHKSFFAPWRIVFEGGVDPIIRGLVGRQAKLNTQNHMMTDELRDRLFKFFAKLAMDLASLNMQRGRDHGLPGYNKWRGFCGLSQPRNQAELAQVLQNSNLAKKLLDLYGTPDNIDVWLGGVSEPFVPGGRVGPLFACLISTQFQRVRQGDRLWWENEGVFTKAQRKSLKDVSLARIICDNTGITDVPVKPFQYQARPKSGYTKCNQIPAFDLSPWKKSAV, from the exons ATGTTCTCAG aAATGAAGTGGGCTTTGTGCCTGCTATCTGCAGGTCTTTTCCTGTGTTTGCAAAACCATGTGAATGCCG AACAACGTTTGAGCAGGAGTGTCATTGAAAATGCTGTGCTTGAAGCCAAGGCAACAGTGGATTCAACTTATGAGTACTCCAGAAGAGT GAGCCTTGATCGTGTGAGGAGGAATACAGCGAATCCTTCAGACATCCTGAGGCTGATGAAGCAGCCTGTTGGGCCAACCCGTACTGCTGTGCGTGCTGCTGACTATATGGATAATGCAGTTAATCTGATCAAGAGATCTTTGGAAAGACGTCAAAAACGCTCCATAAATGACACAG ATCTGATCTCTGACGACGATTTGAAGGTTATTGCTGATCTGACAGGCTGCTCTGCCCAAGTCCGTATCCCTTCCTGTAGGACAACTCCCAATTTGGACCGGTTTCGCACTGGAAGCAGCAACTGCAACAACAA AGAAAACAGCCGCTTAGGATCCTCCAACACACCTTTCGCCCGCTGGCTTCCTGCTGAGTACCAGGATACAATCTCTCTGCCTAAAGGCTGGGACCCTGAGCGAAAAGTCAAcagttttcttcttcctttg GTAAGGGACGTGTCCAACAGAATCCTGAGCACAGCAAACGCTGATGTAGAGAGCGATCCAACCTACACTCTCATGGTGACATTCTTCGCCCAGTGGACTGACCATGACCTTAGCCTTACTCCTCAGTCTCCTGCCATCCGCTCATTCAGTAATGGTATTCACTGTAACCAGGGCTGTGAACGCACAGAGCCCTGCTTTCCCATTCAG TTTCCCAGAGACGACCCCCGCTTTGGGGAGAAGTGCATCCCCTTCTTCCGCTCAGCACCAGCTTGTGGTTCTGGAAACACAGGCTACATCTTTGGTGCAAGCGATGTCCGTCAGCAGATAAACTCTCTCACAGCTTACATTGATGCGGGTCAGGTGTACGGTGAAGAGGATATCAAAGCTCGCTTCCTACGTGACCTCACCTCAGATAAGGGCCTGTTGAGGGTCAACACACAGTTCACTGACGTGAACGGCAAGGAGCTCCTGCCCTTCTCCAGCCCGGTGCCCAACGTATGTGCTACCCGGGCCCGCATTACTAATGACACAAATGCACAGGAGGTGCCCTGCTTTGTGGGTG GTGACGTACGCACCAATGAGAACATTGCTCTGATGTCTTTGCACACACTGTTCATGCGTGAGCACAACCGTCTGGCACGTGCTCTGGCCATTCTCAATCCTCAGTGGGACGGAGAGAGACTCTACCAGGAAGCCCGCAAGATCATGGGAGGATATATGCAG GTTATCACTTTCAGAGACTACTTACTTCACATTGTTGGTCCAGACATTCTTTCCAAGCAGCTGTCCACCTACCCTGGTTATGATAAAAACGTGGACCCTAGCATCTCCAATGTGTTCGCCACCGCTGCCTACCGATTCGCTCACCTGATGATTCAGCCGTTCGTTTTTCGCCTTGATGAGCAATACAAGGAACACCCTAAATTCCCCAGCCCATTGCTGCACAAATCCTTCTTCGCACCATGGAGGATCGTCTTTGAAG GTGGTGTGGACCCAATCATCAGGGGCCTGGTGGGTCGTCAGGCCAAGCTGAACACGCAGAACCACATGATGACTGATGAGCTGAGGGACAGGCTGTTTAAATTTTTCGCTAAGTTGGCGATGGATCTGGCTTCcctcaacatgcagagaggcaGAGACCATGGATTACCTG gctacaacaaaTGGCGTGGGTTCTGTGGGCTGTCACAGCCACGAAATCAGGCAGAGCTAGCTCAGGTGCTTCAGAACAGCAATCTGGCCAAGAAACTGCTGGATCTCTACGGAACACCTGACAACATCGATGTGTGGCTGGGAGGAGTGTCTGAGCCGTTTGTCCCAGGAGGAAGAGTAGGACCCTTGTTTGCATGCTTGATTTCCACTCAGTTCCAGAGAGTCCGCCAGGGAGACCG ACTTTGGTGGGAAAACGAGGGAGTCTTCACTAAGGCCCAGAGAAAGTCCCTGAAGGACGTATCACTGGCCCGCATCATCTGTGACAACACTGGTATCACTGATGTACCAGTTAAGCCCTTCCAGTATCAGGCCCGGCCAAAGTCCGGTTACACTAAATGTAATCAAATCCCTGCCTTTGACCTCAGTCCATGGAAGAAGAGTGCTGTGTAG
- the LOC114556061 gene encoding eosinophil peroxidase-like isoform X2 has product MKWALCLLSAGLFLCLQNHVNAEQRLSRSVIENAVLEAKATVDSTYEYSRRVSLDRVRRNTANPSDILRLMKQPVGPTRTAVRAADYMDNAVNLIKRSLERRQKRSINDTDLISDDDLKVIADLTGCSAQVRIPSCRTTPNLDRFRTGSSNCNNKENSRLGSSNTPFARWLPAEYQDTISLPKGWDPERKVNSFLLPLVRDVSNRILSTANADVESDPTYTLMVTFFAQWTDHDLSLTPQSPAIRSFSNGIHCNQGCERTEPCFPIQFPRDDPRFGEKCIPFFRSAPACGSGNTGYIFGASDVRQQINSLTAYIDAGQVYGEEDIKARFLRDLTSDKGLLRVNTQFTDVNGKELLPFSSPVPNVCATRARITNDTNAQEVPCFVGGDVRTNENIALMSLHTLFMREHNRLARALAILNPQWDGERLYQEARKIMGGYMQVITFRDYLLHIVGPDILSKQLSTYPGYDKNVDPSISNVFATAAYRFAHLMIQPFVFRLDEQYKEHPKFPSPLLHKSFFAPWRIVFEGGVDPIIRGLVGRQAKLNTQNHMMTDELRDRLFKFFAKLAMDLASLNMQRGRDHGLPGYNKWRGFCGLSQPRNQAELAQVLQNSNLAKKLLDLYGTPDNIDVWLGGVSEPFVPGGRVGPLFACLISTQFQRVRQGDRLWWENEGVFTKAQRKSLKDVSLARIICDNTGITDVPVKPFQYQARPKSGYTKCNQIPAFDLSPWKKSAV; this is encoded by the exons ATGAAGTGGGCTTTGTGCCTGCTATCTGCAGGTCTTTTCCTGTGTTTGCAAAACCATGTGAATGCCG AACAACGTTTGAGCAGGAGTGTCATTGAAAATGCTGTGCTTGAAGCCAAGGCAACAGTGGATTCAACTTATGAGTACTCCAGAAGAGT GAGCCTTGATCGTGTGAGGAGGAATACAGCGAATCCTTCAGACATCCTGAGGCTGATGAAGCAGCCTGTTGGGCCAACCCGTACTGCTGTGCGTGCTGCTGACTATATGGATAATGCAGTTAATCTGATCAAGAGATCTTTGGAAAGACGTCAAAAACGCTCCATAAATGACACAG ATCTGATCTCTGACGACGATTTGAAGGTTATTGCTGATCTGACAGGCTGCTCTGCCCAAGTCCGTATCCCTTCCTGTAGGACAACTCCCAATTTGGACCGGTTTCGCACTGGAAGCAGCAACTGCAACAACAA AGAAAACAGCCGCTTAGGATCCTCCAACACACCTTTCGCCCGCTGGCTTCCTGCTGAGTACCAGGATACAATCTCTCTGCCTAAAGGCTGGGACCCTGAGCGAAAAGTCAAcagttttcttcttcctttg GTAAGGGACGTGTCCAACAGAATCCTGAGCACAGCAAACGCTGATGTAGAGAGCGATCCAACCTACACTCTCATGGTGACATTCTTCGCCCAGTGGACTGACCATGACCTTAGCCTTACTCCTCAGTCTCCTGCCATCCGCTCATTCAGTAATGGTATTCACTGTAACCAGGGCTGTGAACGCACAGAGCCCTGCTTTCCCATTCAG TTTCCCAGAGACGACCCCCGCTTTGGGGAGAAGTGCATCCCCTTCTTCCGCTCAGCACCAGCTTGTGGTTCTGGAAACACAGGCTACATCTTTGGTGCAAGCGATGTCCGTCAGCAGATAAACTCTCTCACAGCTTACATTGATGCGGGTCAGGTGTACGGTGAAGAGGATATCAAAGCTCGCTTCCTACGTGACCTCACCTCAGATAAGGGCCTGTTGAGGGTCAACACACAGTTCACTGACGTGAACGGCAAGGAGCTCCTGCCCTTCTCCAGCCCGGTGCCCAACGTATGTGCTACCCGGGCCCGCATTACTAATGACACAAATGCACAGGAGGTGCCCTGCTTTGTGGGTG GTGACGTACGCACCAATGAGAACATTGCTCTGATGTCTTTGCACACACTGTTCATGCGTGAGCACAACCGTCTGGCACGTGCTCTGGCCATTCTCAATCCTCAGTGGGACGGAGAGAGACTCTACCAGGAAGCCCGCAAGATCATGGGAGGATATATGCAG GTTATCACTTTCAGAGACTACTTACTTCACATTGTTGGTCCAGACATTCTTTCCAAGCAGCTGTCCACCTACCCTGGTTATGATAAAAACGTGGACCCTAGCATCTCCAATGTGTTCGCCACCGCTGCCTACCGATTCGCTCACCTGATGATTCAGCCGTTCGTTTTTCGCCTTGATGAGCAATACAAGGAACACCCTAAATTCCCCAGCCCATTGCTGCACAAATCCTTCTTCGCACCATGGAGGATCGTCTTTGAAG GTGGTGTGGACCCAATCATCAGGGGCCTGGTGGGTCGTCAGGCCAAGCTGAACACGCAGAACCACATGATGACTGATGAGCTGAGGGACAGGCTGTTTAAATTTTTCGCTAAGTTGGCGATGGATCTGGCTTCcctcaacatgcagagaggcaGAGACCATGGATTACCTG gctacaacaaaTGGCGTGGGTTCTGTGGGCTGTCACAGCCACGAAATCAGGCAGAGCTAGCTCAGGTGCTTCAGAACAGCAATCTGGCCAAGAAACTGCTGGATCTCTACGGAACACCTGACAACATCGATGTGTGGCTGGGAGGAGTGTCTGAGCCGTTTGTCCCAGGAGGAAGAGTAGGACCCTTGTTTGCATGCTTGATTTCCACTCAGTTCCAGAGAGTCCGCCAGGGAGACCG ACTTTGGTGGGAAAACGAGGGAGTCTTCACTAAGGCCCAGAGAAAGTCCCTGAAGGACGTATCACTGGCCCGCATCATCTGTGACAACACTGGTATCACTGATGTACCAGTTAAGCCCTTCCAGTATCAGGCCCGGCCAAAGTCCGGTTACACTAAATGTAATCAAATCCCTGCCTTTGACCTCAGTCCATGGAAGAAGAGTGCTGTGTAG